One window of Stigmatella aurantiaca genomic DNA carries:
- a CDS encoding arginine N-succinyltransferase, with translation MLVLRDVQKSDLPGLKRLAAVLNTVNLPNNEETLSAIIDKSVKSFAGKVKNPWEREYLFVLEDARNSTLIGTSMVIAQHGTYDAPHIYYEVSEREHYSASIDRHIRHKVLSIAYNYEGPTEIGGLVVDPPYRATPDKPGKQLSYVRFLFIAMHRRLFRPRVLAELLPPLLPDGRSLLWEACGRKFTGLSYQEADRLSRQNKEFIKELFPASDIHAALFPARVQKVLGEVGPQTRGVQRMLERIGFRYMERIDPFDGGPHFEADVSEVTLVRRFRTVKLAPEDFEREGDDVLVGFEWESGRNRFRSVRTQARLDNQLIFLPAKAKEVLGAPAGAKLSVIPFE, from the coding sequence ATGCTTGTCCTGCGCGACGTCCAGAAAAGCGATCTTCCTGGCCTCAAGCGCCTCGCCGCGGTGCTCAACACCGTCAACCTCCCCAACAACGAGGAGACGCTGTCGGCCATCATCGACAAGTCGGTGAAGAGCTTCGCCGGCAAGGTGAAGAACCCGTGGGAGCGCGAGTACCTCTTCGTGCTCGAGGATGCGCGCAACAGCACCCTCATCGGCACCTCGATGGTCATCGCCCAGCACGGCACGTATGACGCGCCGCACATCTATTACGAGGTGAGCGAGCGCGAGCACTACTCGGCCTCCATCGACCGGCACATCCGGCACAAGGTGCTCTCCATCGCGTACAACTACGAGGGCCCCACGGAGATTGGCGGCCTGGTGGTGGATCCGCCCTACCGCGCCACGCCGGACAAGCCCGGCAAGCAGCTGTCCTACGTGCGCTTCCTCTTCATCGCCATGCACCGGCGCCTGTTCCGCCCGCGCGTGCTCGCCGAGCTGCTGCCGCCGCTGCTGCCCGACGGGCGCAGCCTGCTGTGGGAGGCGTGCGGCCGGAAGTTCACCGGCCTGTCCTATCAGGAGGCCGACCGGCTCAGCCGCCAGAACAAGGAGTTCATCAAGGAGCTGTTCCCCGCCTCCGACATCCACGCGGCGCTCTTTCCCGCACGCGTGCAGAAGGTGCTGGGCGAGGTGGGCCCCCAGACACGCGGCGTGCAGCGGATGCTGGAGCGCATCGGCTTCCGGTACATGGAGCGCATCGACCCGTTCGACGGCGGGCCCCACTTCGAGGCCGACGTCTCGGAAGTCACGCTCGTGCGCCGCTTCCGCACGGTGAAGCTGGCCCCGGAGGACTTCGAGCGGGAGGGCGATGACGTGCTCGTCGGCTTCGAGTGGGAGTCTGGCCGCAACCGCTTCCGCTCGGTGCGCACCCAGGCGCGCCTGGACAACCAGCTCATCTTCCTGCCCGCCAAGGCCAAGGAAGTGCTCGGCGCGCCCGCCGGCGCCAAGCTGTCCGTCATCCCCTTCGAGTAG
- a CDS encoding lasso peptide biosynthesis protein — protein MSYLFAWRGVPVGQVSLRRSAGRFTYVSRHLHTRAGQVGERQREVTLRLDAQGQVEGARSVPQALWLWRGPPRHGCVTGREELTGREGPHCLTAANGSEAEGTLLGAPFRARYDARGWLQELEVGESRFTRAAPGEKLRPPPELFAQGVPVEGRSGALAFVPAWPVPERLPAMTAWEAGAARALSAQVHAAFPEKGPGAADWREGGEGEAGGCLAHALRFAAEARARGHHVALVHGLLAVDGGPARPHAWVRVALAGGTLLELDPTSLDAVRPETHLPLALVDPRGSPREAGERWLALLRGTHRVVRRP, from the coding sequence ATGAGTTACCTCTTCGCCTGGCGCGGGGTGCCCGTGGGACAGGTGTCGCTGAGGCGGTCCGCAGGGCGCTTCACCTATGTCTCGCGCCACCTGCACACGCGCGCGGGCCAGGTGGGCGAGCGCCAGCGGGAGGTGACGCTGCGGCTGGACGCGCAAGGCCAGGTGGAGGGCGCGCGGAGCGTGCCCCAGGCGCTGTGGCTGTGGCGGGGGCCGCCGCGTCACGGCTGTGTCACGGGCCGCGAGGAGCTGACGGGCCGCGAGGGGCCGCACTGCCTCACCGCCGCGAACGGCTCCGAGGCGGAGGGCACGCTGCTGGGCGCCCCCTTCCGGGCGCGCTACGACGCGCGGGGGTGGCTCCAGGAGCTGGAGGTGGGCGAGTCCCGCTTCACGCGGGCGGCGCCCGGGGAGAAGCTGCGTCCTCCGCCGGAGCTCTTCGCGCAAGGGGTGCCCGTGGAGGGGCGCTCGGGGGCGCTCGCCTTCGTGCCCGCGTGGCCGGTGCCGGAGCGGCTGCCCGCCATGACGGCGTGGGAGGCCGGCGCGGCGCGGGCCCTGTCGGCGCAGGTGCATGCGGCCTTTCCGGAGAAGGGGCCGGGGGCGGCGGACTGGCGCGAGGGGGGCGAGGGCGAGGCGGGTGGGTGCCTGGCCCACGCGCTGCGCTTCGCGGCGGAGGCCCGGGCGCGCGGGCACCACGTGGCGCTGGTGCACGGCCTGCTGGCGGTGGACGGGGGCCCCGCGCGGCCGCACGCGTGGGTGCGCGTGGCCCTGGCCGGCGGGACGCTCCTGGAGTTGGATCCCACCTCGCTGGACGCGGTGCGCCCGGAGACGCACCTGCCGCTGGCGCTGGTGGACCCCCGGGGCTCGCCGCGCGAGGCGGGCGAGCGGTGGCTGGCGCTGCTGCGGGGCACGCACCGGGTGGTGCGGCGGCCCTGA
- a CDS encoding ABC transporter substrate-binding protein produces MGAKRYLFGFGLVGGLVSALLLGTVLRTLANVELGTQGWLWLLVATPLLYLLGGWLSWFTWAGHRSRVRRRVITQLAEGDLAIATSSEFEGREDVRRLLSSLRRAISQVQRVTANMHRTSTSVSEQVRMLLEAARRQGQAVDHSLEAVSHMGESLQGAGQRVAQMDTFAHDTTNALVEMTERLQQVGFALSSLDEFAHHTSGLVQVMSERLDNIAAAGDELALFANEAERFVSVVGSGIEAVRRRANETNALAQAVTATAQRGEELVNDSVKGMYRVKETVHRAAEIVESLGTRSREIGRIVDVIQEIADQTNLLALNAAIIAAQSGEYGRPFGVVANEIRGLAERSARSTREISSLVTGVRGEVNTAVALVKEGRDLATEGAQLGDRAATALVEIRSITQRTFTAVESTVEETRRLEQQGSTVIEASQRVASRVDDVTRAAIEHAGQARELVRKTGEMARLARDASEKVEGQARAGNMLSEAVVRLTAAIDGIRKAHAVLTRGEVSIRDEVSRVREDARRVIRSGDELSRTVDQLGHETVSLESEVFRFRLPQPRAGGTLRVGIHQAAALRARLTLDPLFAVENQLAELCACVFSNLLRLEDGVLVPDLAERWEMDAAARIFRFSLRRGVSFHDGTALTAYDVKRHFERLLDPMVRSPDRSLLEDIEGAHAFTAGTTRDVSGLRVLNEGTLEIRLTEPKAFFLHLLALTPTAVARLDSDGKLHGTGPYRLEQFEADHIHMARNPTYFRHGMPWVDRLEFLLVESRQEALERLQDGQVQFVSFLYAQQAQSPGIEELQTVASSTPSTAFVGLNLRESLYDDTRVRRAIRAGLDIPSLVEQFHPGARIARTLTPPELLQGLEPGPLPAPDVERAGALLREAGVRSVPLTLYYPAGRDTSEEDAVLFRPLVEAGLLELRHVELPSQDYTARLRAGRIPAFRTLWIADYPDPDNFLYFLLNSNAQNIYPLGYHNPALDRLTSEARVSIDPDLRHQLYLRAEALFDQDCPLIPLYHDRIYAVASAPVQGLRLHMTPPQVRFEDLWLDSDGLR; encoded by the coding sequence ATGGGAGCCAAACGGTACCTCTTCGGCTTCGGACTTGTCGGGGGGCTTGTCTCCGCGCTCCTGCTTGGCACGGTGCTGCGCACCCTGGCGAACGTGGAGCTGGGGACGCAGGGCTGGCTGTGGCTGCTGGTGGCCACGCCGCTGCTCTACCTCCTGGGAGGGTGGCTGAGCTGGTTCACCTGGGCGGGGCACCGGAGCCGGGTGCGCCGGCGCGTCATCACCCAGCTGGCCGAGGGGGACCTGGCCATCGCCACCTCGTCCGAGTTCGAGGGCCGGGAGGATGTGCGCCGCCTGCTGTCGTCCCTGCGCCGCGCCATCTCCCAGGTGCAGCGGGTGACGGCGAACATGCACCGCACCAGCACCAGCGTCTCCGAGCAGGTGCGGATGCTGCTGGAGGCCGCGCGGCGCCAGGGCCAGGCGGTGGACCACTCGCTGGAGGCGGTGTCCCATATGGGCGAGAGCCTCCAGGGCGCCGGCCAGCGCGTGGCGCAGATGGACACCTTCGCCCACGACACCACGAACGCGCTGGTGGAGATGACCGAGCGGCTGCAGCAGGTGGGCTTCGCGCTCTCCAGCCTGGATGAGTTCGCCCACCACACCAGCGGCCTGGTGCAGGTGATGAGCGAGCGGCTGGACAACATCGCCGCCGCGGGGGACGAGCTGGCGCTGTTCGCCAACGAGGCCGAGCGCTTCGTGTCCGTGGTGGGCTCGGGCATCGAGGCGGTGCGCCGCCGCGCCAACGAGACGAACGCGCTGGCCCAGGCCGTCACCGCCACCGCCCAGCGAGGCGAGGAGCTGGTCAACGACAGCGTCAAGGGCATGTACCGGGTGAAGGAGACGGTGCACCGGGCCGCCGAAATCGTCGAGTCGCTGGGCACGCGCTCGCGCGAAATTGGCCGCATCGTGGATGTCATCCAGGAGATCGCCGACCAGACGAACCTCCTGGCGCTCAACGCCGCCATCATCGCCGCCCAGTCGGGCGAGTACGGCCGGCCCTTCGGCGTGGTGGCCAACGAAATCCGGGGGCTCGCCGAGCGCTCGGCGCGCTCCACGCGGGAGATCTCCTCCCTGGTGACGGGCGTGCGCGGCGAGGTGAACACCGCGGTGGCGCTCGTGAAGGAGGGCCGGGACCTGGCCACCGAGGGCGCCCAGCTCGGCGACCGGGCGGCCACCGCGCTGGTGGAGATTCGCTCCATCACCCAGCGCACCTTCACGGCGGTGGAGTCCACGGTGGAGGAGACGCGGCGCCTGGAGCAGCAGGGCTCCACGGTCATCGAGGCCAGCCAGCGCGTGGCCTCGCGGGTGGACGACGTCACGCGGGCCGCCATCGAGCACGCGGGCCAGGCGCGGGAGCTGGTGCGCAAGACGGGGGAGATGGCGCGCCTGGCGCGCGATGCCTCGGAGAAGGTGGAGGGCCAGGCGCGCGCCGGCAACATGCTGTCCGAGGCGGTGGTGCGGCTGACCGCCGCCATCGACGGCATCCGCAAGGCGCACGCGGTGCTCACCCGGGGAGAGGTGTCCATCCGGGACGAGGTGAGCCGCGTGCGGGAGGATGCGCGGCGGGTCATCCGCAGCGGCGACGAGCTGAGCCGCACGGTGGACCAGCTCGGCCACGAGACGGTGAGCCTGGAGTCCGAGGTGTTCCGCTTCCGCCTGCCCCAGCCGCGCGCCGGGGGCACGCTGCGCGTGGGCATCCACCAGGCCGCCGCCCTGCGCGCCCGCCTGACGTTGGATCCGCTCTTCGCCGTGGAGAACCAGCTCGCGGAGCTGTGCGCGTGCGTCTTCTCCAACCTGCTGCGGCTGGAGGACGGCGTGCTCGTGCCGGACCTGGCCGAGCGGTGGGAGATGGATGCCGCGGCGCGCATCTTCCGCTTCTCCCTGCGCCGGGGCGTCTCCTTCCATGACGGGACGGCGCTGACGGCGTACGACGTGAAGCGCCACTTCGAGCGGCTGCTGGACCCCATGGTGCGCTCGCCGGACCGCTCGCTTCTGGAGGACATCGAGGGGGCGCACGCCTTCACCGCCGGCACCACGCGCGACGTGAGCGGCCTGCGCGTGCTCAACGAGGGGACGCTGGAGATCCGCCTCACGGAGCCCAAGGCCTTCTTCCTCCACCTGCTGGCGCTGACGCCCACGGCGGTGGCCCGGCTGGACTCGGACGGAAAGCTCCACGGCACCGGGCCCTACCGCCTGGAGCAGTTCGAGGCGGACCACATCCACATGGCGCGCAACCCCACCTACTTCCGCCACGGCATGCCGTGGGTGGACCGGCTCGAGTTCCTGCTGGTGGAGTCGCGGCAGGAGGCGCTCGAACGGCTCCAGGATGGCCAGGTGCAGTTCGTCTCCTTTCTCTACGCGCAGCAGGCCCAGTCCCCGGGCATCGAGGAGCTCCAGACGGTGGCCAGCTCCACGCCCTCCACCGCGTTCGTGGGCCTCAACCTGCGCGAGTCGCTCTATGACGACACGCGCGTGCGCCGCGCCATCCGCGCGGGGCTGGACATCCCCTCGCTGGTGGAGCAGTTCCACCCGGGCGCGCGCATCGCCCGGACGCTCACGCCCCCGGAGCTGCTCCAGGGGCTGGAGCCGGGCCCCCTGCCCGCCCCGGACGTGGAGCGGGCCGGGGCGCTGCTGCGCGAGGCCGGCGTGCGCTCGGTGCCGCTGACGCTCTACTACCCGGCGGGCCGGGACACCTCCGAGGAGGACGCGGTGCTGTTCCGGCCGCTCGTCGAGGCGGGGCTGCTGGAGCTGCGCCACGTGGAGCTGCCCTCGCAGGACTACACCGCCCGGCTGCGTGCGGGGCGCATCCCCGCCTTCCGCACGCTGTGGATCGCCGACTACCCGGACCCGGACAACTTCCTCTACTTCCTGCTCAACTCGAACGCCCAGAACATCTACCCGCTGGGCTACCACAACCCCGCGCTGGACCGGCTGACGTCCGAGGCCCGGGTGTCCATTGATCCGGACCTGCGCCACCAGCTCTACCTGCGCGCCGAGGCGCTCTTCGACCAGGACTGTCCGCTCATCCCCCTGTACCACGACCGCATCTACGCGGTGGCGAGCGCTCCGGTGCAGGGGCTGCGGCTGCACATGACGCCGCCCCAGGTGCGCTTCGAGGACCTGTGGCTGGACTCCGACGGGCTCCGGTAG
- a CDS encoding DedA family protein: protein MVEFLDNLIRALGMAGVLLLGLAAMLEYLVPPFPGDTITLLGGVYAVRGDHPWPLVFLVVTAGSVAGAAINYWFGTWLARRFDAKPDSSFLGLTHARLAAVQAKMRRGGPWLLLVNRFLPGIRGVIFIAAGAARMPRSNALLLGAVSAMVHNALVLSVGRAVGGNLERLEGLMARYQLAVVVLVVIGVLAVLIRTLARRTPAT from the coding sequence ATGGTGGAATTCCTCGACAACCTCATCAGGGCGCTGGGGATGGCGGGGGTGCTGCTCCTGGGCCTGGCGGCGATGCTGGAGTACCTGGTGCCGCCCTTTCCTGGAGACACCATCACCCTGCTCGGGGGCGTGTACGCGGTGCGGGGCGACCACCCGTGGCCCCTGGTCTTCCTGGTGGTGACGGCCGGCAGCGTGGCGGGCGCGGCCATCAACTACTGGTTCGGCACCTGGCTGGCCCGGCGCTTTGACGCGAAACCAGACTCGAGCTTCTTGGGGCTCACGCATGCCCGGCTGGCGGCGGTCCAGGCGAAGATGAGGCGCGGGGGGCCCTGGCTGCTCCTGGTCAACCGGTTCCTGCCGGGCATCCGGGGCGTCATCTTCATCGCGGCGGGGGCCGCGCGCATGCCCCGGAGCAACGCGCTGCTGCTGGGCGCGGTGTCCGCGATGGTCCACAACGCGCTGGTGCTCTCGGTGGGCCGGGCGGTGGGTGGGAACCTCGAGCGCCTGGAGGGGCTGATGGCGCGCTACCAGCTGGCGGTGGTGGTGCTGGTGGTCATCGGCGTGCTGGCGGTGCTCATCCGGACGCTGGCGCGGCGGACTCCCGCTACCTGA
- a CDS encoding YfiR family protein, with amino-acid sequence MTPPPFRALTFLLVLLGHSLSAFAADDLSPSKQAALLLRVLPYDRNFPQRVTDDTLTIAVVYRERNLKSETYALDVAMALKDLTRTVRPRNVPVRVLSIGYSSPEEFEAVIGQNRAAAIYLCPGLNDVVESISETARRYKVLSFSGREADLRESASIGLLRRGTRPALVVNLRTATAEGADLEPELLALSELIR; translated from the coding sequence ATGACCCCGCCCCCCTTCCGCGCGCTCACGTTCCTGCTGGTCCTGCTGGGCCACAGCCTCAGCGCCTTCGCGGCCGACGACCTGTCGCCCAGCAAGCAGGCCGCGCTCCTGCTGCGCGTGCTGCCCTACGACCGCAACTTCCCGCAGCGCGTGACGGACGACACCCTCACCATCGCCGTGGTGTACCGAGAGCGGAACCTGAAGTCCGAGACCTATGCCCTCGATGTGGCCATGGCCTTGAAGGACCTGACGCGCACGGTGCGCCCGCGCAACGTGCCGGTGCGCGTGCTCAGCATCGGCTACTCCAGCCCAGAGGAGTTCGAGGCCGTCATCGGCCAGAACCGCGCCGCCGCCATCTACCTGTGCCCCGGGCTGAACGACGTCGTCGAGTCCATCTCCGAGACCGCCCGGCGCTACAAGGTCCTCTCCTTCTCCGGCCGGGAGGCGGACCTCCGGGAGAGCGCCAGCATCGGGCTGCTGCGGCGGGGCACGCGGCCGGCGCTCGTGGTGAACCTCCGGACCGCCACGGCCGAGGGCGCGGACCTGGAGCCGGAGCTGCTGGCCCTCAGCGAGCTCATCCGATGA
- a CDS encoding ATP-binding protein — MKARAAALVRPWPLTVKLVGLLSAVIVITVLSLSVSLTATLTASTEGPLHERAKSLATVMATLVLPAIEFEHTEAATERLSALSKSPDAVYAAIYAPDGTLLAQWGQVPKASPFLLPVLLATSQVNAHHLQAAVPVGDTLHSSLIVAFSRAEQENQRAAIIQSALLTSGVLLPIMILLGVLVATGIVQPIRAMTAIADAIARGDRIAVSQLPSNRPDESGTLARAFQRLLEQEHEHQSQLEARVEERTQALQQANAELALRLRQLAEAQEQLVQTGKMAAVGQLAGGVAHEINNPLAVILGFAQGMERRVPEKDPLSLPVRSIVREALRCKNLVQELLTFSRVGKKTVESVDLNALVRSTLVLVEARARTQEVKIIPDFAGGLPILQGNKTQLQQVLVNLGTNALDVMKKGGTLTVRTFLQAPDSVCLEVTDTGSGIPEEVRSRIFDPFFTTKPVGEGTGLGLSLVYEIVQQHRGQIEVESQTGVGTTMRVRLPAHMGGTAST; from the coding sequence ATGAAGGCCCGCGCCGCCGCCCTGGTCCGCCCCTGGCCGCTCACCGTCAAGCTCGTCGGGCTCTTGTCCGCCGTCATCGTCATCACCGTGCTGAGCCTGTCGGTCTCGCTGACCGCCACCCTCACGGCCAGCACGGAGGGGCCGCTCCACGAGCGCGCCAAGAGCCTGGCCACGGTGATGGCGACGCTCGTCCTGCCCGCCATCGAGTTCGAGCACACGGAGGCCGCCACCGAGCGCCTGAGCGCCCTGTCCAAGAGCCCGGACGCCGTCTACGCGGCCATCTACGCCCCGGACGGCACCCTGTTGGCCCAGTGGGGCCAGGTGCCCAAGGCCTCCCCCTTCCTGCTGCCCGTGCTGCTCGCCACCAGCCAGGTGAATGCCCACCACTTGCAGGCGGCGGTGCCCGTGGGGGACACGCTCCACAGCTCGCTCATCGTCGCCTTCTCGCGCGCCGAGCAGGAGAACCAGCGCGCCGCCATCATCCAGTCCGCGCTGCTCACCTCGGGGGTGCTGCTGCCCATCATGATTCTGCTGGGCGTGCTCGTCGCCACCGGCATCGTCCAGCCCATCCGCGCCATGACGGCCATCGCGGACGCGATTGCCCGGGGGGACCGCATCGCCGTCTCCCAGCTTCCCTCCAACCGGCCGGATGAGTCGGGGACGCTGGCCCGCGCCTTCCAGCGGCTCCTGGAGCAGGAGCACGAGCACCAGTCCCAGCTGGAGGCGCGCGTGGAGGAGCGCACCCAGGCCCTGCAGCAGGCCAACGCGGAGCTGGCGCTGCGCCTGCGCCAGCTCGCCGAGGCCCAGGAGCAGCTCGTGCAGACCGGGAAGATGGCCGCCGTGGGGCAGCTCGCCGGCGGCGTGGCGCACGAAATCAACAACCCGCTGGCGGTCATCCTCGGCTTCGCCCAGGGCATGGAGCGCCGGGTGCCCGAGAAGGACCCGCTGAGCCTGCCCGTGCGCTCCATCGTCCGCGAGGCGCTGCGGTGCAAGAACCTGGTGCAGGAGCTGCTGACGTTCTCGCGCGTCGGCAAGAAGACCGTGGAGTCCGTGGACCTCAACGCCCTGGTGCGCTCCACGCTCGTGCTCGTCGAGGCGCGGGCGCGCACCCAGGAGGTGAAAATCATCCCGGACTTCGCCGGGGGGCTGCCCATTCTCCAGGGCAACAAGACCCAGCTCCAGCAGGTGCTGGTGAACCTGGGCACCAACGCGCTCGACGTGATGAAGAAGGGCGGCACCCTCACGGTGCGCACCTTCCTCCAGGCGCCCGACAGCGTCTGCCTGGAAGTCACGGACACCGGCAGCGGAATTCCCGAGGAGGTGCGCTCGCGCATCTTCGACCCCTTCTTCACCACCAAGCCGGTGGGAGAAGGGACGGGCTTGGGCCTGAGCCTCGTCTATGAAATCGTTCAGCAGCACCGGGGGCAAATCGAGGTAGAGAGCCAAACCGGTGTTGGAACCACCATGCGGGTCCGGCTTCCCGCCCACATGGGAGGCACCGCAAGCACATGA